GCCCTCCACGAGGAAACCGGGTTGGAAACCTCTGGGGGCACCTCGGGAACTTGTCATGAAGTAGCCCCGCTGCACTGTCCCCCAGCGGGTGTTTGGTGCCCTGGGCTTGGTGGCACCAGTGCTGCTCCCGGTCAGTGGCCCCACAGGAACGAAAGAGCAAACCAAACCCTGGCTCAGGGGTCCCTGGAGGGGTGATTTCCTCGGGCAGAAAGGTCACGGCTGGATGATGCCATCAAAGGGAAAGTAGAGCAGAACCCTCTCATTTTCAAGCCATGGCTGATGCTTTTCACTTCACCTGAGCTAAAatgaagttgtggagaggagggagctgggctcttctcccaagtgacaagggacaggacgagagggaatggcctcaagctccgccaggggaggttcaggctggacattaggaaagaaatcttcacggaaagggtcattgggcactggaacaggctgcccagggagggggttgagtcaccttccctggaggtgtttaagggacgggtggacgaggtgctgagggacatggtttagcgtttgataggaatggttggactcgatgatctggtgggtcttttccaacctggtgattctatgattctatgagctgcCCAGAGCCTCCTGCGCTCTTGCTGATGTCAAGGTCTTCAGCTCTTCTCGAAGGTGCCTTCTCCTGCCTGCACAGCTCAGTTTCCAGGTGAGCCGAGCATCAAAGCAAGGTCTGTTCACATCCCTTCCATTCTTCTCCCTTTGACCAAGCCCACTGTGGTTTACTCTGTGTTTCTATCCTCACAGGGTTATTTGGCTTTTTGTCCCTGGGGTTTTGAAAGCTGCTTTAGTGAGACCTGAACCTCACAATGTCATCATCTTTACGGAAATCTGCTTCAGTTTATCCCAAATATTTAGTCGTTACAGACCTCTGCATTCAGCAGCAGTGGGTGAGAGGCCAAGTTGCTGCCAAGCCTGAAAGGTCACTGCTCAGGAGCTATTCTCTGTGCTGCCAAGGTGCCCCATCTTTGTGTGCTGACCATTATCGCTCAGGTTTTGTATGGCTATTCGGGAAAGGTGATAACACAACACCGGCTTGTTAACACCCTCTTCCACCTTATCAAATATCTTATCAAATGTCACGATCTAGCCAGGACAGCAGGGCTTTGTGCTCCCCGCAATGTCTGGTTGATCAGGTTGCAGGAGAGTGACAGCCCCTTGGGTACTTTGGCACCTTTGCTGCCTCTTCCTTAGCCTTTTgcaaaggtattttttaaagcCGGAATTAATGTGTGACAAAACCTGGCTAATCCACTGGAAATACTTATTTCCAAGTTTGCTGAAAGTATTAACTCTGAGCAGGCATTTTTTCCGGACTGTTGTTGTCCAGCGTTGCAGAGCAGCccatctgctcctctgcccAAAAGTGTATCAGCAGagagaagaatcatagaatcaccaggttggaaaagacccactggatcatggagtccaaccattcctatcaaacattaaaccatgcccctcagcacctcgcccacccgtcccttaaacacctccagggaaggtgactcaaccacatccctgggcaggcttttccagtgcccagtaaccctttctttgaaaaattttttcctaatgtgcccTGTGGTGCCCTTGGCCAATGCCTCCTTACCTTCACCACAAGCAGCCTTTGTGAGTGGGACAGGATCCACACGCTGGGACCACGGCTGCCCTGTGAAAGGGTTTTCTTGCCCCAGAACGCTGCTGCTCTGGCACGGCTCGAGGCAGTGGTTCCGTGTGTCCGTGTGGTGCCGGTGATCATGGCCAGTgtggggagaaagggaaaaggacgGCGTGGCTGTGGGTGCAAACAATACATTGGTtcagtaggatttttttctccttttcttctgcctgcAGCAGTAAATTATCTGGCAGTAAATGAGCCATGATGGACCAGCTGAGGCACAATTTTTCAGCATGGAAAAAACCTGGCCAGAAATCTGAGATGTGAGCTCAGATCAACAGTTCCTCCAGGGGCTTCAGAATGACTCAGAGCCGACAAGTTCTAGCCTGGGAGCTCCCTGGCTTCATGGTCCACGGCACCACCCTCTCAATGGTGTCTTCCCATGACAGCACATCCCACCTCAAGTCCTTCTGGAGTGCTCTGAGGCAGAGGTGATGGACCTAGAAATAATGCCATGCCAGTTAGAGCAGTGCAGCATTTCCCAATTGTCTCACGTGTCTCCAAAGAATCTGTCAGTTCAGGGTATTTGTTGAGCCACGACGGCCAATTGATGCTCCTTATCATGTGGCTCTGTGGAGTTTGGTAAATGTTGGATAAGGTCACAATCTGCAGGCACACAGGGATGGGAACACTGGCCGTGTCCTGCTGGCTCAGACTGTGAACACCCAGCTCCACTACCATATCCACGGGCTGTCTTTACATTGAGAAAGGTGTTTCCTGGTCCTTCAtttgagcaacaaagctagtgatggggctggagaacaggctgtatgaggaacggctgagagagctgggggtgtttagcctggagaagaggaggctgaggggagacctcattgctctctcaaactacctgaaaggaggttgtggagaggagggagctgggctcttctcccaagtgacaggggacaggacgagagggaatggcctcaagctccaccaggggaggttcaggctgaacatcaggaacaaatttttcccggaaagggtcattgggcactggcagaggctgcccagggaggaggttgagtcacctttcctggaggtgtttaagagatgtgttgatgaggcgctgagggacatggtttagtgtttgataggaatggttggactcaatgatctggtgggtctcttgcaacctggtgattctatgattcatttattCCCCATAACGTGTGGCACATCCCCACTGCATAGGCTAACTGTGAGGGCAAAGTGCTCGGTACTGCAGCACTGAGAACTCTACGAGTACCTCACAATGAGGACCCAGGGTTTAGACGTATTTTTCAGCCaaaattttaattctatttgaaaaaaaatgaagtattttatcAGGGCCTGACTTTTCAACCCTGTCTGCATCCTGACACGAGAGCAACCCAAAAGGCTGACGTGCCAAACCGAGCAGTGGCGTGTGGACTGGCACCAGAGCTGGCCGGGCTGCTGCGCCCATGGGTCGTTGCTCAACGATTTACCTAActcccagcatctccagggaaaTATTTGCAGTGGAAGTCACCAGAAACCATACATTGTTTGTTTTGCTCCCCACCAATTATTCTGGATGTCCCTGATGATATTGCATGCCTCTTCCCTGCTGCGAAGCTCTATATATAAGGACACTCGAGGCAGCTCATCTTCAGAGAGAGGGACATCGGCTCGAGAGTTCCTCGTGCTCAAGAGCTCGGTCAGGTAAGAGCAAACTTATTCCTCAGAAAGCTTGCCCTCAGCTTTGTTTCTGCACACCTGAACGCTTCCTAAAGGGCAATTCTTTATGTTCGTTTAGGAGTATTGGCTTGTTAACAACGATTGTTATTCTTGCCTGCCTGAATTACACTCTGACAAACAAAATGTGCGGCCGCTTTCACTCCGAGTTTCTCAAGCACAGACACGAGTGTTCATTGTACTTGCAGTCcttgaggaagaaagaggatTTCATGGTTTTCATAAACAATTAtcacttaaattatttttggcGTAACTCTGCTATCTGAGATAGATTTTTACCTGAGGTGAATTAGAGCCCTCACGCTTGTTTCGATCCCGGTTTGATGTgctatttacatttaaatagaTTGGGGGCAATGGAGTTCATTGTggttctttaaaaagaaaagctgcttcaGACTTTAGGTCCCTCAGCAATACTGCAATGACATTGAatctttaaaagtaattttctccTTCGTACAACTCTAGAGAAGGTGCTTTGATGCAGGTGTTTGGTATTTGCACAGAGATTGAGGCATTCAAACACAGAGATGCTCTCCTTGCTGGACATGTTGGTTCATTTACCCTGTGTAGATGccgttgcttttctttctgtgaccAGAGATGATTGTGTCAGGAACAGCCTGGTTTCCCATCATGTGGGAACTGGATCTGTTTTCTTGGAGGAGCTCCCACCCTGAACAGATGCACCGCAGATTGTTCAGATCGATCACCAACATTGCTCACCAGTTCTGAGGGGGAGTATAGCAGGAGAACTGAACAACCACTTGCTTTTCACTTGGTTGCTGTGGTGGTTGTTgaagctccatccctggaggtgttcaagacaaggttggatggggcccgaAGCAACCACATCCAGCGcaaggtgtctctgcccgtggcagggggtggaatgggatgggctttgaggtcccttccaacccaaaccattttttgattctatgtttctgtgaagtTCTGGTTCTTCCTGTAGGGAAGTGCCCTCGGGAGTTTTACTGTGCCTGCCGGTGTGGTGAGGAGGTGGGAGAGGTGCCATCAACTTCTGATTTTGTCTTTCCTGACAGGCATtccaccttttccttcctctatcctcttctttcttccctccattGGCTTGTGCTCACTGTCCCAGTGCTGCACTGATGTCAATGACTTTCCACAGTTATCAGGACCGAAGATGCCGGTGATCAGGGATGTTTTCCTCCTGTGCAGCCTGCTGGCCCTTTCACAAGGATTTCGAATAATTCCCTCGCTTGCCAAAGGAGGAGTAGGTGGTAAGTGTATGGAAGAGACAGGATTCATACATTTTTCACACCAGTTCTGCTCTTTCTACCTCTCAACCATGCTCAGAAAATCAGAAGCTGGTCCAGATCTGTTCAGCAGTGGTGGCAGTGCTGATAGTTTGCATTTACAAAGCACTTTGGAGATGGCACTTCAGATCTTTTACAGTGGCTAATACCGCAGTCTTTGTTGTGTAAAGAGGGAAACAGAGGGACGGTGGAGGGGGAGGAACAGCTGGGCTGACACTGCACACTTGTGTGCCGAGTCCACATAGCTCACGGACACCtctcatactttttttttcagatattacAGAGTCACAAGCCAAACGTGACCACCAGAAACCTCCAGGTGGTCTCCTCAGTGGCAATCTTCTTGGTGGTCTCCTTGGCAAACATGGTCCTGTTGGTGGTCTCCTTGGCAAACATGGTCCTGTTGGTGGTCTCCTTGGCAAACATGGTGCTGTTGGCAGTCTCCTAGGTGGAGGTGGTGCTCTTGGAAGTCTCCTTGGTGAAAATGGTGCTGTTGGTGGTCTCCTTGGTGAAGACGGTGTCCTTGGTGGTCTCCTTGGCGGAGATGGTGGTATTGGTGGTCTCCTTGGTGAAGACGGTGTCCTTGGTGGTCTCCTTGGCGGAGATGGTGGTATTGGTGGTCTCCTTGGTGAAGACGGTGTCCTTGGTGGTCTCCTTGGTGAAGATGGTGTCGTTAGTGGTCTCCTCGACATAGATGGTGTCCTTGGTGGTCTCCTTGGCAAAGAAGGTCTTCTTGATGCTCTCCTTGGCAAAGAAGGTGTTGTTAATACTCTCCTTGATGTTATCCTTGACATCCTTCTTGGCAAAAATGGTCTTCTTGGCAGAAACGGTCTCGTTGGTGGTCTGCTTGGTGGAAGATCTGCTGGAGATCTCACAGGGTGAGTAAGCGTGGGAGACAGATGGCCCTGAGCAGCTCTCTGTGTGTCTGGGCCAAGCTGGGGAAAGGCAGCACTGGACCGGAGCCTACTGTTCCCTCCTGGGTCAGGTTCAAAAACAAGGGTTCAGCTGCTAGGAGTTTATGTGCCTGTCATGCCAGGGTGCCTTGTACATGCTGTGAACTGCTCCAGGGTGGTAGGGATCCCTGCTGACCTGGGGCTCTGCGACCAGCCTGGCACAGGGGGCTGAGGGCACCGGGCATCCGCTTTACAAGCACGATACTAACGAGCTGCCTTCTCCTTGTGTCAACTATCCAGGCCGAAGATTCTGAACAACACCCTCCCCAAAATAAGTCTGCGCTCCCTGCCAGGCTTTGGGCACCAGATCGACTTCAACACCCAGCTGCTGGTAGAGACCACCAGGTACGGTGTGTACAGCAGGGGCATGgctcagggtgaggggtcaccATCTCCTTGGAAAGCAGGTGGCCAACAAATTCCCTGAGCTGTGTGCTGTGCTTCCCCTGTGCAGCGCGCCAGGAGATTTGCTCTGCGCGCAGCTGGAAGCAGATGTGGCCATGCTGGTCCAGGACAGGTGGGCGGCTCCTCAGAGCGATATGGACTGCAAGACTGTTGACATGACCATCCATGTGAGGTAGGTGTCCCTGTGAGGTGAGCATCCCCATGAGACAGCATCCGCATGAGTTCAGTGTCTGTACGAGCAGGGTGGTTGTGGGTGGCACGTGGCCCCTGTGGCAGTGGGGACACCGGCGCTGTTGGCCATCGAAGGCTGTGCTTTTGTGCCTGGTGCCTTGGAGGCTGAACTACCCAGCTGCCGGTCTTGGAGGTGAACTGCTGAGCTTCCCTCTAAAATGTGGTCTTAAGAAAGAGTTTCTGTGGACTGTGCTGGGAATCCAGCCCCAGGCTGGATCTAGAGGGCTGGGTTTGGGTAATATTTTGGTGCTGAAGTGTGTCCCTGGACAATGCAAGTGATTCTTTGTCTCTTACGcgaaggtgctgaggggcatggtttagtatttgatgggaatggttggactccatgatccggtgggtctcttccaacctggtgattctatgattctatgattcccaacTACTAATCTATGTCAATCTTTATTTCCAGACCTGAAGTGCCACTTCTGGATCAGCCTTTAAAACAGCTACTTAGCGACACCCTGCATGAGGTGGTAAGTCTGCAAAGCAATCTTGATACGATCCATCAATGCAGGCAaggcaggagcagcccaggctgccctgcGGGCACCGCTGTTTGCACAGCTGCGGGCTCAGCCGGGGTGGCCAGACCATCCCCTGTGCCAACAGGCAGTGGCACCTTGCTAGTTTGGTGACCATGGTGAGAAAGCTTTGCCTCTCAGGAGAAACCCACTCTGACTTAGAGTGGCCACTCGCTGCCTGCTGCTGAGTGCTGCACTAATGGAGCATCCGAAGCCTgcctggcagcagctcctgcctgtgctgtgcGACCTCGCAGAGCTGGGTTTTACCAGCCGTGCTAGTGCGATGGCCACACTCTGCTGTCCCGGGGCTCTGACTCTCCTTTGCCTCTTCAGGGCTGCAAAATTGTCAACACGAGGATCAACGCAGTGAGCACGCTGCTCGGCTCCTCAGCCTGTAAGTGCTGGTCCctgcctttcctcttctcccatggCAGCCCCTGCACTTAGAGTTGGCTGTTTTACATTGGGGCAACACAAATATTTCAACAGCTTTCTAAAAACACAACTCTCAACACCATTCAGTTGCTTTTAGAAACAGCATTTTGCTGCAAAACAGTGCTTTCTAGCTGCTTGTCCAGCTGGGAGCACTGTAAGCAGAGCAGCTGTTGGTTCCAATATCTGTTGGGACAAGGGGATTTGGGAGcacccctcttgcagcttaaaagcTTTCCTCCCTGTGTCCCGCAGCCGCGCCCCCGCTTGGGGCTCTGGGAGATCTGCCTTCCTTTTCCATCATCGGTGATGACTCTATCCAGCTGGATCTAAACGTAAGTGTCACGGCTTCCCCTGGCCCGAAGCTTTTGACTTGGTGAGCTTGGACAGTCGATCTGATCGTGCTGGCTGTTTGTCAAGGGCTCCTCATATTCCAGCTgcttcaggaaaacatttgttgGAAGGTACTGACGAGCATGGTCTGGCCACATCAGAGCTAATGCCACCACTGGGTCTCTGCCTTATTTCTTTACTTGCTAATCTTTGAGGGTAGCACAAGCCAGGTTGGCTTGGCACTGCTTAATTGAGTGTAATTATAGCACTGTCATAGCTGTTAATAAGAAAAGCTTGATTTCATCCAGAAGCAGTGATCACTGGTCACAGGCAGGGTCTGTTTGTAAGTGGTTTGTGCAGGTTTGGTGTGTGACAGGGATCATCATCTGGCCAAAACTGTCAGCAATGTGTCTTTCCAACTGGGAAATGAcagtgttttgaaagaaaagttgGAGCAGATGCAGAGTTATCTGTGCTGGAACAGGGTGATTATTTATTAAAGTGTCTATTAACTCCGTGTGAGCCTCCCCACAAGGTCCATGGGCAGCCAGGGTGCCAGGTGTGACCACAGCCGCCCTGAGCCGATGtccctctcctctctgtccTCTCCAGCTCCTCGGCACGGACGTGCAGGGCAGCATGGGGGCCTCCACGCAGGTATCACCGCTCCCAGCCACGCTGCTGCTGGCCACCGGCCGCCCGCCGCGGCTCAGCCTCTCCCCACGCACCCTCAGCGCCCTGCTGGAGCCGATCCAGGGACAGGGAGCCTTCAACCTCAGCATCACCAGTACCATGGTGGGTCACGATGCCCCTCTCCAGGGCTGAGTTGGGATCCTGGTTGCTTTTGGGTGACCCAAGGGTACTGGCCGCTGCATGTTGTATTTATTTGTGAGGTCCAGCCCAGCATGGGCTCTGCAAAAACCCTCCTGGCTGCTAACGCCTCTGGTGTTTGTTCCCGCAGGCGCCCAACAGCAACTCTCTGTCCACGGCCGCCCTTctccccttcatcccccagGTAAGGCACCTCCTTCATTGATTTCCAACCCCACCACCCACCCCACCATGTGCagaccccttgccctgacctcccctgccccacacagcTCGCCAGCGTCCTTCCCCGCACTCTGCCACTGGAGCTGCGTGTGCGAGTGGCCAACGAGCCGCTGGTGGCTGTGAGGGGAGGAAGAGCCACCGCCACCCTCAAAGCCACCATTGACGTCCTCAGTCCATCCCTGCAGTCCTCGCAGAGGCCTCTCTTCTCCCTCGACGCGGTGAGTGAGCTCTGGGGGATGAGACCCCCAAACAGGGCCAGGGGTGAGGCTATCTGTGCTCTGGCACCCCCTCGGCTTGCCTGCCCTTAGTACAAATATGTACATTTGAACTCACCACATCTTCAAAACACGGTGCCCAGCCTTTCAAAAACACTCTCAGCCGAGCGCAAGTGAAACATTTAAGGaataacaaaaagcaaagacaggaaGGGTGAACCCTGGGGACAGAGAGACGTGAAGCCATCCAtcaaaaaaagcaatttctagGCACAGACAGGTGCTTTTCTCCAAACGGGTGATTTACAAACACTATGGGCTTTCTTCTCAGTCTTGGGAGCTGTGCGGGGAAATGACCTCATTTGCTTCCATTGTTCCAATTTCAGGATATCGGTTTGAACATTGTCCCGTCAGTCTCCAGTGGCAAACTGCAAACCTCCTTGGCCCTTGACAGGTAGAGCCGAGCTTTGAGGTCACTTCTGGCAGGGAAGGCTTTGCCTGGGGATGCTCCGGTGACCctggcagctggggctgggggcagtgAGCAGGTAGTGCAATGTGGAAGAGGTGTAAGGGGGTGCTGGAGCTttcctgcctcctcccagccccaacCTCAGACCACGCGCATGTCTGAAGGGATGAGAGACTTGTAAAGAAGTCACCCTGTTTTGGAAACCCTTGTATCTTTGTGTGTGGGAGACAAATTTCAGACCTAGAAAGGGTCTGAGCAGCCTGAGGGGGGCTGCACCCCAACGCCACCTTGTTTTTGTCTTTCATAGCATCAACCTGACGCGGGCACCCCTGAGACTCGACCCACCCAGTGTAAGTGTGGCTGCTTTGGATGGAGGCTCTGCAGTGAGTGATGTGGTGGCCAGAGGCTCGCTGATGTGACAGCCAGAGACTCTGCGTAGGGAGGGAGAACCAAAATGCCAGTCCTTCACTCTTcacctttcttcttctcttggcGGAGGCCAATTGTTGTCTGCCCTGTCAACCCCCTGTGCCCTAGAGCAGTGACCTGGCAGTGCATGGGGGAGgcggggaagggggaggaataCTCAAGAAGAAATCACCCATCGAGCATGTCCCTGGGTAGCCCCTGCCCGCAGTCCTGGTAGAATTTCCCTGGAGGAAGCTTCCCAGCATTTGTGTTTCATAGCTCTGAGCATCCCGCAGTGACAGAACTTAATCAATAAACCTGACATTGCTGCCTTCATCCCAATAACTGCTGCACTCCTCTCTGGATGCTGACACACATCTTCTTCTCTGCAGGCCTCCTCGCTCACAGGATGGCTCAAGCAAGTCCTTGAGACTGGCTACATCCCTGCCATTAACGGTACGACCAGGATGGGCCTCTTCTCTCAAAACCAGCCGGGTTTGGGACTCTCCACCTTCCCCTGCTGCCACCTGAGTTTGAGGTTCCTCCCCCCATGACAAGATGCTCTCACTCACTTTTGCAGATGTCTTGGCCGTGTCCATCCCTCTGCCCAACGTTCTCAACACCAGCCTCAGGAACGCCGAGGTGGACGTCACGGACGTAAGGATCCCATTTACCACATCCCTGCCTTCCTAGGGAGTGGGGGATGCACCCACCCCAGGGCAGGGACCTGTGGAGCCCAAAGCCCCATTTCCCACGGGTTTCCAGCCGGTCCCTCTGCCTGCGTGGGCTCCCAGGGAAACCTCTCCTGGGGTACAGGGAAAGGCTGGTAAAGTCTGTGTGAGGAAAcagaacaggtttttttgtgttgcttCTCCCAGGCAAATGACTCTTCCGACCAGACAGATCTAAAAAGGTTCTGCTCGGGAGGACCCTTGTCCCTGCTCCCTGAGTGAGGCAGGCACGGCGCTGTCAGCCCCAGAGCCCCCTCGCCTCGtctgtctccatctcccctttCCCCTGAGCATTGCCCTGTGTCATCGCTGTGACcaaggggacaggggacatctCTGGTCCTGGCACAGCCTGGCAGCGGGGCAGGGAAAGCTGCTTGGCTGAGGGATGTTGAGGGGGTTCTGTGGCCACTTCTGACACCTGCAGTCAGAAGCAGAACTCGCTCTTAGTCACAAAGGTTGCTCTCATATTACTCTTTCAATAAAATCTTTCACTGCTTCAGTACTTCTCTCTCTCAGTATTTGTTTGGCATGGGTGTCTAGTGCCAGCATCCCATTGTGTGCCCTGTGCCCCTCTGCCACGTGGCCCACGGGCAGGCATTACAGCTCAGCGAGGAGGCTGTGCCCAAAGCGAATGAGCTGGTACCTTACAGAAAGCTTTTTGAAGCTCAGCCCGTGGCTCCAGGTGTGGAACAGCAGCTCGCCGGGGCACTGGGATTTGGTGCACACGGGTACTCAGCTGCACCGGGCTGGCAGCCGCTCATGCCAATGGCCAGAGGAGATGCTCGCAGTACAACAACAGCACAGGCTTTGGAAAGTGGTCACTGATGCTTCCCACCTATTTGGAGTCCTTGTTGCAGCCGctgccagggagcagctccTTGCCCAGGGCCCGTGTGCAGCATGTCCCATGCTGAGCCCTGTGGGGAGTGTTGTGCAAGGTGCTGCACGGAGCCAGGCATGGATAAACTGAGGTTACACCTCCATATGGCTTTGTCCATTATGCCCGTGTTGTGTAAGACACACCAGGTTGTTAGAAACTTCTTTTATCTCACAAAGGTATTAAGTGTTGAGAACATCAGGACAAAAGCGCCCTTATGGTCTGGAGCTGACCTGGAACTGGTGTCCCACCACGCAGGGGCTTTTTGGAGGCTCTGGAAATCCTGTctgctgggaaggagctggcagCCGTGGGGATGGGTGGGATGATtctcaggagctgctgctcaggTTGAGCAGTAAAGGAGATAAAAATAATCTCATGGTGTTTTTCTGGAGCCTCCACACGCACTGGCTGGAAAGTTGGGAAATCACCCTGACAGGGCGGTCTGCGTGTGATGGCCTGGATGTGACTGTGAGCAAGGGCTTCTCTGGAATCAGCTGGTTTTCCAGCTCGGCTCTTTCAGGGCCAGGAGCAGCTTCACATGCTGCAGTCGGAGTCTTggtctccttctcctttgctctGGCTCTGGGTTCTTGGGTAAAAGGGCTGCCTGATAACACGCATCAAATAACCGGTTGCTCAACACCCTTCCCTGGTTTATAAATCTTTATTTATCTTGGAACACATTAAGACCACAAATGCTGTGTTATGGACTCAATCCACTAGCCCAGCTTTTTAAATTTAGGCgtctttctactttttttccgCACCAGCTTTGCTATATAAGGAGCCGCTGATCCTGCCTGTGGAAGCGGAGGTTCCTCTGGACAGCTGCAAGGTCTCCCCGTGACCGAGAGCACTGGAGCCCCAAACCAGGCTTTGAAATTCGGGATAAGACCAGGTAAACACAGTCAAAACAGTGAAACTGCATGTTGTAAGCTTGGGAGGACAGAGCCACCATTTCACCCCCGGGCCTTGTGATATAATGTGAGCAAGAACACATGgggaaaatacaaataatggCAGAAATGTGAGTAATTCTAGTTTATATTTAGCGACTATCCTgaaaaaaccacaacagaatGTCACTACGGCAAAATGAAAACCTCTCCCTGAAGGAAAACGCACTCATCTAACAAAAAAAGTGAGGGGTTTTTGTGTTGCAATGGCCTCTTAAGGTTGTTGTTAACATTTCTATTGTTATAAGGTCAAAATATACCATTAAAAAAGGGAGGCTTTGTTCCAAATGTGAGCTGCCTGTGTAATCGTGGCATTAATTTGCATACTTGTTATGGGTTATTAGCGAGGGATGCTCAGTGGAGTCTACAGGTTATGAGCAGCGAATTCATGCTGTGAGTTTGAAATCGTGTCACGGTGACCAGGGCTGGTGAGGAGAGTGGAGCCTGAGCCATAACCAGGGCTGAGCAAACaggtgctggggctgggcttGCAAACCTCGTTCCTCACCCCTGCTCTGTGTCCCCAGAGCCGTTTGCTTTGACTCGGGAATAGTTTCATGCCTCCTAAAGCTCAGGTTTTCTACTCAACTGAAAAATGTTCACCCAGCTCAAAATATCCAACCTCCCTTTGCCTCCAGGGCATCACCTGTCCTGTCTCCACTCTTCTCCTGTTGTCCTTCCCCAGGTCCTGATAGCAGcctcagctctcccagccgAGCAGAAGACATCATGCCACCAGCGCTGGGCATTGCTCTCCTGTACGCCCTGCTGAGCCCATCACTAAGCCAGCCCAAAGACGCCATCCTCAGGCTCAATAAGGGGGTTTTAAGTGATGGTGAGTTGCTGCTTCCCCTTAGTGGGGTCCCAGGAAACAGGAATCGGTGGTTGTCCTTGGGGTTGATGAGGTGGTGCCAGCACAGCCCAATAAgctgggaaagggaggggaatTGCACATGGAAGGAGAAGAGCTTGTATTGGGGATTGCTCCTCCCAGGAGGGAGACACAGGGCACCTCTACTATCTCCCATTTAGGGCTTATCATTGCCTAAACCCTACAAAGGTGCCACACCATTTGCTGGTGCAGTTGCAGACAAGTTCCCCTGAGCTTCTTCACCCAGATCTTGACGTGGTGCCTCCTGTCCTGGATCCTAAAGTCCTTTTTCTGTTCCATCATATATGGGAAAAACTGACAGTGGTTTGTAGGGATGGGAATAGGTTGTGGTGGTACTGGAGAGCACAAACCCCTC
The DNA window shown above is from Phaenicophaeus curvirostris isolate KB17595 chromosome 18, BPBGC_Pcur_1.0, whole genome shotgun sequence and carries:
- the LOC138728616 gene encoding BPI fold-containing family B member 3-like, with protein sequence MPVIRDVFLLCSLLALSQGFRIIPSLAKGGVGDITESQAKRDHQKPPGGLLSGNLLGGLLGKHGPVGGLLGKHGPVGGLLGKHGAVGSLLGGGGALGSLLGENGAVGGLLGEDGVLGGLLGGDGGIGGLLGEDGVLGGLLGGDGGIGGLLGEDGVLGGLLGEDGVVSGLLDIDGVLGGLLGKEGLLDALLGKEGVVNTLLDVILDILLGKNGLLGRNGLVGGLLGGRSAGDLTGPKILNNTLPKISLRSLPGFGHQIDFNTQLLVETTSAPGDLLCAQLEADVAMLVQDRWAAPQSDMDCKTVDMTIHVRPEVPLLDQPLKQLLSDTLHEVGCKIVNTRINAVSTLLGSSASAPPLGALGDLPSFSIIGDDSIQLDLNLLGTDVQGSMGASTQVSPLPATLLLATGRPPRLSLSPRTLSALLEPIQGQGAFNLSITSTMAPNSNSLSTAALLPFIPQLASVLPRTLPLELRVRVANEPLVAVRGGRATATLKATIDVLSPSLQSSQRPLFSLDADIGLNIVPSVSSGKLQTSLALDSINLTRAPLRLDPPSASSLTGWLKQVLETGYIPAINDVLAVSIPLPNVLNTSLRNAEVDVTDANDSSDQTDLKRFCSGGPLSLLPE